Proteins encoded within one genomic window of Bacteroidota bacterium:
- a CDS encoding inorganic diphosphatase, whose amino-acid sequence MNTHIPMRTAHAWHAVPIGEDAPETFQAVIEIPRGGKIKYELDKQTGLIRVDRVLYSSVIYPANYGFIPQTLGDDNDPLDVLVIMQEPVAPLSILTARPIGVMEMFDEGEADEKIICVHLNDPAFNGFYHIWELPEHMLREVKRFFEDYKKLEEKEVKVDNFLGPDKARAVVTKAMKLYQEKYGQDVQEALESMG is encoded by the coding sequence ATGAATACCCATATCCCAATGCGCACCGCCCATGCCTGGCACGCTGTTCCGATCGGAGAAGACGCGCCAGAGACGTTTCAGGCAGTGATTGAAATCCCGCGCGGCGGCAAAATCAAGTATGAACTGGACAAGCAGACCGGCTTGATTCGTGTGGACCGGGTACTATACTCTTCTGTGATCTATCCGGCCAACTACGGATTTATCCCGCAAACCCTCGGCGATGACAACGATCCGCTTGATGTGTTGGTTATTATGCAGGAGCCCGTTGCACCGCTGAGCATCCTGACGGCTCGCCCGATTGGTGTGATGGAAATGTTTGACGAAGGAGAGGCGGACGAAAAGATTATTTGTGTACACCTCAATGATCCGGCATTCAACGGATTCTACCACATATGGGAGCTACCCGAGCATATGCTGCGGGAAGTCAAGCGCTTCTTTGAAGACTACAAAAAACTCGAAGAGAAGGAAGTGAAAGTGGACAATTTCCTGGGCCCTGATAAAGCACGTGCTGTTGTTACCAAGGCAATGAAACTATATCAGGAAAAATACGGACAAGATGTTCAAGAGGCGCTGGAATCGATGGGCTAG
- a CDS encoding TfoX/Sxy family DNA transformation protein: MHPDTPIEVLKNLGPKSAEMLRSIDIDTFAALEKAGPVLVYKILQHRFKGVNLLMLYALYGAVHNKHWNSLSPAEKETLKAAASGPLQISHPEPGNRTGD; the protein is encoded by the coding sequence ATGCACCCAGATACACCTATCGAGGTACTTAAAAACCTTGGCCCCAAATCAGCAGAAATGCTGCGGAGCATTGACATCGACACGTTTGCGGCGCTAGAAAAGGCCGGCCCAGTGCTTGTCTACAAGATTTTGCAACACCGATTCAAAGGCGTAAATCTGCTCATGCTCTACGCTTTGTACGGCGCAGTGCACAACAAACACTGGAATAGCTTGTCACCAGCTGAGAAAGAAACATTGAAAGCGGCGGCTTCAGGACCACTGCAAATATCGCATCCCGAACCAGGCAACAGAACCGGCGACTAA
- the egtD gene encoding L-histidine N(alpha)-methyltransferase, with protein sequence MSNLDVTSSPAVKADDPFLSDVLTGLALPQKQLPSKYFYDEEGSQLFDQICDLEEYYPTRTEMKIMQDNLADIVRHVGPEALLIEYGSGSSLKTRILLQHLENLAGYVPIDISRDYLYACAAQLRKDFPDIDVHPLHADYSAALTLPEIERHVARRVVYFPGSTIGNFTPEEAITFLKRVSTLGDQGGGLLIGVDLKKDKAILEAAYNDAHGITAAFNLNLLKRINAALGADFDLSQFRHHALYNAEAGRIEMHLVSEASQIVSIGGKQFSFDAEETIHTENSYKYTLAEFAAIGKEAGLRVRRVWTDANCLFSVQFLTVE encoded by the coding sequence ATGTCGAACCTAGACGTTACTTCGTCCCCGGCGGTTAAAGCCGACGACCCCTTTTTATCGGATGTACTCACCGGGCTTGCACTGCCTCAAAAGCAGTTGCCTTCAAAATACTTTTACGATGAGGAAGGGTCGCAGCTGTTTGATCAAATTTGTGACCTTGAGGAGTATTATCCGACACGTACGGAAATGAAAATCATGCAGGACAACCTGGCGGATATCGTGCGCCATGTAGGTCCTGAAGCGTTATTGATCGAGTATGGTAGCGGCAGTAGCCTGAAAACACGCATATTGTTGCAGCATCTCGAAAACCTGGCCGGCTACGTACCTATCGATATTTCGCGGGATTACCTCTATGCCTGCGCTGCGCAGCTCAGAAAAGACTTTCCCGATATCGACGTGCATCCTTTACACGCTGATTATTCTGCTGCGCTCACGTTGCCCGAGATCGAGCGACATGTTGCACGTCGTGTCGTATATTTCCCCGGATCCACCATTGGCAATTTTACGCCGGAAGAAGCCATTACATTCCTCAAACGGGTATCAACGCTGGGTGATCAGGGAGGTGGTTTGCTCATTGGGGTAGACCTGAAAAAAGACAAAGCCATACTTGAGGCGGCATACAATGACGCACATGGCATTACCGCCGCATTTAATCTGAATTTGCTCAAACGTATTAATGCAGCATTAGGGGCTGACTTTGATCTCTCTCAGTTCAGGCATCACGCTTTGTATAATGCGGAGGCCGGCCGGATTGAAATGCATCTGGTGAGCGAGGCCTCGCAAATTGTGTCGATTGGTGGTAAGCAGTTCAGTTTTGATGCTGAAGAGACGATACATACTGAAAACTCTTATAAATACACCCTTGCGGAGTTTGCTGCGATCGGAAAAGAAGCCGGCCTGCGGGTACGGCGCGTATGGACCGATGCCAATTGCCTCTTCAGCGTTCAGTTTTTGACCGTTGAATAG
- the egtB gene encoding ergothioneine biosynthesis protein EgtB, protein MQVEDHSHPSTTADVLVAEPLNDDDRSHLVRRFQSVRNFSEALCSPLVPEDYVIQSMPDVSPTKWHLAHTSWFFETFILRPHFQQYGLFHSQFPFLFNSYYVQAGERHCRARRGLLSRPTVKEVYGYRAHVDEHMVDLLQGASADLFAVLQPLVEIGIHHEQQHQELMLTDLKHVFSINPLYPAYQSHVADPVTEVAPIAWVNFDEGVREVGHKGGGFSFDNELPRHKTYIQNFALASRLVTNGEYIEFMEAGGYERPELWLSAGWATVQEEDWQAPMYWEKKKGRWYMFTLSGLQPVNLAEPVCHVSYFEADAYARWYGARLATEQEWEIAAASLPVEGNFVDAGYYHPRVAAPDAGLQQMYGEVWQWTQSQYTSYPGYKPVEGALGEYNGKFMCNQFVLRGASCATSQSHARVTYRNFFPPESRWQFMGIRLAK, encoded by the coding sequence ATGCAGGTTGAAGACCATTCGCATCCCTCTACAACGGCTGACGTGCTTGTTGCTGAGCCTTTGAATGACGACGATAGAAGCCACTTGGTCCGTCGATTCCAAAGTGTACGTAATTTCTCCGAAGCGCTCTGTTCGCCGCTTGTCCCTGAAGATTACGTTATCCAATCTATGCCGGACGTTAGCCCTACCAAGTGGCATTTGGCGCATACAAGCTGGTTTTTTGAGACGTTTATCCTGCGTCCGCATTTCCAGCAATATGGGTTGTTTCACAGCCAGTTTCCTTTCCTGTTTAATTCCTATTACGTCCAGGCTGGTGAGCGCCATTGCCGGGCGCGTCGGGGTTTGCTTTCGCGGCCTACTGTGAAAGAGGTTTATGGATACCGTGCCCATGTGGATGAGCACATGGTAGACTTGCTACAAGGTGCCAGCGCCGACCTGTTTGCTGTGCTCCAGCCGCTTGTAGAAATTGGCATTCATCATGAGCAGCAGCATCAAGAGCTCATGTTGACGGATCTCAAACATGTGTTTTCTATCAACCCACTCTACCCTGCCTACCAGTCCCATGTGGCTGATCCTGTAACTGAGGTAGCGCCAATCGCATGGGTTAACTTTGACGAAGGGGTGCGAGAAGTGGGGCACAAAGGGGGCGGATTCTCTTTTGACAACGAACTGCCCCGCCACAAAACCTACATCCAGAATTTTGCCCTGGCCTCCCGTTTGGTGACCAATGGCGAGTATATCGAGTTTATGGAAGCCGGCGGGTACGAACGCCCCGAGTTATGGCTTTCTGCTGGTTGGGCGACGGTACAGGAAGAAGATTGGCAGGCGCCCATGTACTGGGAGAAGAAAAAAGGCCGCTGGTATATGTTTACGCTTTCCGGGTTACAGCCCGTTAACCTGGCTGAGCCTGTTTGCCACGTCAGCTACTTCGAGGCAGATGCCTACGCACGTTGGTATGGCGCGCGGCTCGCTACCGAGCAGGAGTGGGAGATTGCTGCAGCTTCGCTACCTGTTGAGGGGAATTTTGTGGATGCCGGCTATTATCATCCGCGCGTGGCCGCGCCAGACGCCGGCTTACAGCAAATGTACGGCGAAGTCTGGCAGTGGACCCAGAGCCAGTACACGTCCTATCCAGGATATAAACCCGTTGAAGGTGCACTAGGTGAGTACAACGGTAAATTTATGTGTAATCAATTTGTCTTGCGAGGCGCCTCCTGTGCCACATCGCAATCCCATGCCCGCGTAACCTACAGGAATTTCTTCCCTCCTGAGTCGCGCTGGCAATTTATGGGCATTCGCCTGGCCAAATAA
- a CDS encoding DUF1508 domain-containing protein, with translation MMPGKFEIKKAKNGKFYFNLKAGNGEIILSSQMYADKRGCKNGIESVRKNSVSEGQFDALEDKNGNPYFVLKAKNSEVIGKSESYSSKSSMKKGIASVMKNGPESRVVEVE, from the coding sequence ATTATGCCTGGAAAATTTGAAATCAAAAAAGCGAAAAATGGCAAATTCTATTTCAACCTGAAAGCTGGCAACGGAGAGATTATTCTTTCCAGCCAGATGTATGCTGACAAGCGTGGTTGCAAAAATGGCATCGAGTCTGTTCGCAAAAACTCAGTATCTGAAGGACAGTTCGACGCGTTGGAAGACAAAAATGGTAATCCGTATTTCGTGCTGAAAGCCAAAAACTCAGAAGTAATTGGCAAGAGCGAAAGCTATTCTTCCAAATCTTCAATGAAGAAAGGCATCGCATCAGTCATGAAAAATGGCCCTGAGTCTCGCGTTGTAGAGGTTGAATAA
- a CDS encoding TIGR00266 family protein, which yields MAADVIDYKIYGDDMQVVEIELDPGEGVRAEAGTMMYMDADIEMQTGTDGGMFRGFKRLFTGESFFITTFLHNGRDKARISFSAPYPGKIVPLDLSEVGGSFLCQKDAFLCAARGIEIEMAFTKRLGAGFFGGEGFILQRLEGDGLAFIHAGGTIVKRDLRPGEVLKVDTGCLAAFAPTVDYDIEMVRGFKNALFGGQGLFLATLTGPGPVFLQSLPLSRLAGRIIAAGSFGGGNQGERKGVAGIGGGLIGGLISGD from the coding sequence ATGGCAGCAGATGTAATTGATTATAAGATTTACGGTGATGACATGCAGGTGGTCGAGATAGAGCTCGACCCGGGTGAAGGCGTCCGCGCGGAAGCCGGCACCATGATGTATATGGATGCAGATATCGAAATGCAGACCGGTACCGACGGTGGCATGTTCAGAGGCTTTAAACGCCTGTTTACCGGAGAATCATTTTTCATTACTACGTTTCTGCATAATGGGCGCGATAAAGCGAGGATTTCGTTTAGCGCACCATACCCAGGCAAAATAGTGCCCCTGGATCTATCTGAAGTAGGCGGCAGCTTTCTCTGCCAGAAAGACGCCTTTCTTTGTGCCGCGCGCGGCATCGAAATTGAAATGGCATTTACCAAGCGCCTGGGCGCCGGCTTCTTTGGTGGGGAAGGGTTTATTCTACAGCGGCTAGAAGGAGATGGACTTGCGTTTATCCATGCCGGCGGCACAATTGTCAAACGCGATCTCCGCCCGGGGGAAGTGCTCAAAGTAGACACAGGCTGCCTGGCCGCTTTTGCGCCAACGGTAGATTATGACATCGAGATGGTGCGCGGATTCAAAAATGCACTGTTTGGCGGACAAGGACTGTTTCTGGCTACACTAACCGGCCCTGGTCCCGTATTTTTGCAGAGCTTACCGCTGTCGCGACTTGCCGGCCGTATCATTGCCGCAGGTAGCTTTGGTGGCGGTAACCAGGGGGAGAGGAAAGGCGTTGCCGGCATTGGTGGCGGTTTGATCGGTGGGTTGATTAGTGGGGATTAG
- a CDS encoding PH domain-containing protein, translating into MRSLEPAIKTIWTIKFASLLGSMFLAALLYEVYVYFSRASFALPPGVLTGAFLIVGVAITFSVPRLSYKYWRFDLRQEELYLERGILNRVRTIVPLRRIQHLDVSQNILEREFNLSKLIVHTAGSRSSDVVLPGLRFEEAEQLRDDVKRYILEDAV; encoded by the coding sequence ATGCGATCTCTTGAACCTGCAATTAAAACGATCTGGACCATCAAGTTTGCATCCTTGCTGGGCAGCATGTTTCTCGCGGCCCTGCTGTACGAGGTATACGTCTATTTTTCCAGAGCAAGCTTCGCCCTGCCACCCGGCGTACTTACAGGTGCATTTCTGATCGTAGGCGTAGCAATTACGTTTTCGGTTCCGAGACTGAGCTATAAGTACTGGCGTTTTGATCTGCGGCAGGAAGAGCTGTACCTCGAACGGGGCATCCTCAACAGGGTACGCACCATTGTACCTTTGCGCCGCATTCAGCACCTCGACGTATCCCAGAATATCCTCGAGCGAGAGTTCAATTTAAGTAAACTGATTGTACATACCGCCGGCAGCAGAAGTAGCGATGTCGTTTTACCAGGCCTCCGGTTTGAAGAAGCAGAACAGCTGCGTGACGATGTAAAACGGTATATCCTGGAAGATGCCGTATGA